From Catenulispora sp. EB89, a single genomic window includes:
- a CDS encoding SMP-30/gluconolactonase/LRE family protein: MFSPEIFAPCDAQVGEGPVVEQAAGRLVFVDIPQGRLMEADLWEPGPATEITRIGMSLGAVAPRRGGGWVAACAKGFGTLRPDGDFSVEHPVLADPALRMNDAKCDSAGRFWAGSTELSFDPGRGALHCWDPQHGVRTVVEGLTLPNGLGWSPDDTVFYLADSMRHVVLTAEFDVHTGTLGTLRELIHIDGGLPDGLCVDEDGCLWLAVWGAAEVRRYDPRGRRLATVRFPVSQPSSCAFGADGVLFVTSAIEGTDAAREPLAGSVFAVDVGVCGVPAGIFEV; encoded by the coding sequence ATGTTCAGCCCAGAGATATTCGCCCCCTGCGACGCTCAGGTCGGGGAGGGGCCGGTGGTCGAGCAGGCGGCCGGACGCCTGGTCTTCGTGGACATCCCGCAGGGCCGGCTGATGGAGGCTGACCTGTGGGAACCCGGTCCCGCGACAGAGATCACGAGGATCGGGATGAGCCTCGGCGCGGTGGCTCCGCGGCGCGGCGGAGGCTGGGTCGCGGCGTGTGCGAAGGGTTTCGGGACACTGAGACCGGACGGCGACTTCTCCGTCGAGCATCCAGTGCTGGCTGATCCGGCGTTGCGGATGAACGACGCCAAGTGCGACTCAGCAGGACGTTTCTGGGCAGGCAGCACGGAACTGTCCTTCGATCCGGGTCGCGGAGCGCTGCATTGCTGGGACCCGCAGCACGGAGTCCGAACCGTGGTTGAAGGACTGACGTTGCCGAACGGCCTGGGCTGGAGCCCCGACGACACCGTCTTCTACCTGGCCGACAGCATGCGGCACGTGGTGTTGACGGCCGAATTCGACGTGCACACCGGAACGCTCGGCACTCTCAGGGAACTGATACACATCGACGGCGGGCTGCCGGACGGACTGTGCGTCGACGAGGACGGTTGCCTGTGGCTCGCCGTCTGGGGCGCCGCTGAAGTGCGGCGATACGATCCGCGCGGCCGCCGACTCGCCACCGTGCGTTTCCCGGTCTCGCAACCTTCATCGTGCGCGTTCGGCGCGGACGGTGTACTCTTCGTGACTTCGGCCATTGAAGGTACCGACGCAGCTCGCGAGCCTTTGGCGGGCTCGGTTTTCGCCGTCGACGTCGGAGTGTGCGGAGTGCCGGCAGGTATATTCGAGGTCTGA
- a CDS encoding carbohydrate ABC transporter permease yields MSRCPFGTSRTRRFIPWASIAIPGIGWLLFGLYPSVATIGYSFTRYSGLPGTPLNYCGFCNYTTAFTALSGEVWPAIKTTLIYVAGVTILQTAVGLGLAMLLNRPGRSYTFYRALIFMPQIFSVAVVGTIFALILDPVMGPAENVWHGIFHSTSAFLGDNSLALPLVMLVNIWMFSGYSMLIYIAGLRNIPKPVYEAAALDGAGKWRVFRHVTWPLLAPATTVNVFLTAMGTLGEYALILVLTGGNFGTKTLGLYMYDSAFGGNSQLGYGSMLAILQFGLTLVIGGGLLFGLRRREIQL; encoded by the coding sequence GTGTCACGCTGTCCCTTCGGAACCTCACGCACCAGACGGTTCATCCCCTGGGCCAGCATCGCGATCCCGGGGATCGGGTGGCTGCTGTTCGGGCTCTACCCGTCGGTGGCCACCATCGGGTACTCGTTCACGCGATACTCGGGCCTGCCCGGCACGCCGCTGAACTACTGCGGATTCTGCAACTACACCACCGCGTTCACCGCGCTGTCCGGCGAGGTCTGGCCGGCGATCAAGACGACGCTGATCTACGTGGCCGGCGTCACGATCCTGCAGACGGCGGTCGGCCTGGGCCTGGCGATGCTGCTGAACCGGCCGGGCCGCTCGTACACCTTCTACCGCGCGCTGATCTTCATGCCGCAGATCTTCTCGGTCGCGGTCGTGGGCACCATCTTCGCGCTGATCCTGGACCCGGTCATGGGACCGGCCGAGAACGTCTGGCACGGCATCTTCCACAGCACTTCGGCCTTCCTCGGCGACAACAGCCTGGCCCTGCCCCTGGTGATGCTGGTGAACATCTGGATGTTCTCCGGCTACTCGATGCTGATCTACATCGCCGGACTGCGGAACATCCCGAAGCCGGTCTACGAGGCCGCGGCCCTGGACGGCGCCGGCAAGTGGCGGGTGTTCCGGCACGTCACCTGGCCCCTGCTGGCCCCGGCGACCACCGTCAACGTCTTCCTCACCGCCATGGGCACCCTCGGCGAGTACGCGCTGATCCTGGTCCTGACCGGCGGCAACTTCGGCACCAAGACCCTGGGGCTCTACATGTACGACTCCGCGTTCGGCGGCAACAGCCAGCTGGGGTACGGCTCGATGCTCGCGATCCTGCAGTTCGGGCTGACGCTGGTGATCGGCGGCGGGCTGCTGTTCGGGCTGCGGCGCAGGGAGATCCAGCTGTGA
- a CDS encoding ABC transporter substrate-binding protein, whose translation MSIRRPVAIALVTVVAATTAAACSSSKSSGSGSSGPKVTLTVAEWTNPGAVDFTKALNAQFEKAHPGVTVNFQNTSTANGAWGQLSTSLLQSKSVDVLAQFAPTQKAFPPSFTNIKPGGPAALIEAGQLVDLKDQPFMKNYDMTAQQAAVGYNGGVYGVMAAEYAGAGAIWYKKDLLAKYNMAVPTTFSEFLADCAQLKAAGKTPIFLAGKVGMQGGIWQGIENQTLMAGKQPTDSVQVSSDRANAFWQGTQNWNAQTYKDIGAKYQQVMQYIEPAASGVDQQTAPGIWAVKTDDYPFLLDGSWDSATILKANPKLNAGLFVLPGTDNAADNRVPVKPDLTWVVPTSAPHKDLAMQWLAMFSDPANYQNWLKATGSMSTEPAVSNTGTSWMDWLNQHTSDSFVQLTTPWIPQGASNDAAGPDYYKLSPIGSDSLDTILNRSASAYTKSIGK comes from the coding sequence ATGAGCATCCGCAGACCGGTCGCGATCGCCCTCGTGACCGTCGTGGCCGCGACGACCGCGGCCGCGTGTTCGTCCAGCAAGTCCTCCGGGTCGGGCTCGTCCGGCCCCAAGGTGACGCTGACCGTCGCCGAGTGGACCAACCCCGGCGCGGTGGACTTCACCAAGGCCCTCAACGCGCAGTTCGAGAAGGCGCATCCCGGCGTCACGGTCAACTTCCAGAACACCTCGACCGCGAACGGCGCCTGGGGACAGCTGTCCACCAGCCTGTTGCAGTCGAAGTCGGTGGACGTGCTGGCGCAGTTCGCACCGACGCAGAAGGCGTTCCCACCGAGCTTCACCAACATCAAGCCCGGCGGTCCGGCGGCGCTGATCGAGGCCGGCCAGCTGGTCGACCTGAAGGACCAGCCGTTCATGAAGAACTACGACATGACGGCGCAGCAGGCGGCGGTCGGCTACAACGGCGGCGTGTACGGCGTGATGGCCGCGGAGTACGCCGGGGCCGGGGCGATCTGGTACAAGAAGGACCTGCTCGCCAAGTACAACATGGCCGTCCCGACCACCTTCTCGGAGTTCCTGGCCGACTGCGCGCAGCTCAAGGCGGCCGGCAAGACCCCGATCTTCCTGGCCGGCAAGGTCGGGATGCAGGGCGGTATCTGGCAGGGCATTGAGAACCAGACGCTGATGGCCGGCAAGCAGCCGACGGACTCCGTCCAGGTCTCCTCCGACCGCGCGAACGCGTTCTGGCAGGGCACGCAGAACTGGAACGCCCAGACCTACAAGGACATCGGCGCGAAGTACCAGCAGGTCATGCAGTACATCGAGCCGGCCGCCTCGGGCGTGGACCAGCAGACCGCGCCGGGCATCTGGGCGGTCAAGACCGACGACTACCCGTTCCTGCTGGACGGCTCGTGGGACTCCGCGACCATCCTGAAGGCGAACCCGAAGCTGAACGCGGGCCTGTTCGTGCTGCCGGGGACCGACAACGCCGCGGACAACCGGGTGCCGGTCAAGCCGGACCTGACCTGGGTGGTGCCGACCTCGGCCCCGCACAAGGACCTGGCGATGCAGTGGCTGGCGATGTTCTCCGACCCGGCGAACTACCAGAACTGGCTCAAGGCCACCGGCTCGATGTCGACCGAGCCCGCGGTCAGCAACACCGGCACGTCCTGGATGGACTGGCTGAACCAGCACACGTCGGACTCGTTCGTGCAGCTGACGACGCCGTGGATCCCGCAGGGCGCGTCGAACGACGCCGCCGGACCGGACTACTACAAGTTGTCCCCGATCGGCTCGGACAGCCTGGACACGATCCTGAACCGCTCCGCGTCGGCCTACACGAAGTCCATCGGCAAGTAA
- a CDS encoding LacI family DNA-binding transcriptional regulator: protein MSTPSAGGEARRPTMADVARIAGVSLKTVSRVVNNVPTVDPQLVVKVNAAVAELGFRRNDMARNLRAGSSSATVGLLIEDLGNPFYAGIAAAAAQYALDRDTLLITASSEEDADRERKLLLELCERRVDGLLVVPAADADHVYLRPEIERGTPIVFLDRPPRNLRADTVLIDNAAGARTAIEHLAAAGHTRIGVVSDWLSISTMAERLAAAEKALEQAGLPYRPDLIKYGVHTVADATAAVNAMLDGPEPPTAVFALNNRLVLGALGALGGRSAKVELVGFDDFETAAFVPYPLTVVSYDVREIGRIGAQLLFDRIAGDRSRPKTIVVPTELVVRSAG, encoded by the coding sequence ATGAGCACGCCCAGCGCGGGCGGGGAAGCACGCCGCCCGACGATGGCGGACGTGGCACGGATCGCGGGCGTCAGCCTGAAGACCGTCTCGCGGGTGGTGAACAACGTGCCCACCGTGGACCCCCAGCTGGTGGTCAAGGTCAACGCCGCCGTCGCCGAGCTCGGCTTCCGCCGCAACGACATGGCCCGCAACCTGCGGGCCGGCAGCAGTTCGGCGACGGTGGGCCTGCTCATCGAGGACCTGGGGAACCCGTTCTACGCCGGGATAGCCGCGGCCGCGGCGCAGTACGCGCTGGACCGCGACACCCTGCTGATCACGGCCAGCTCCGAGGAGGACGCCGACCGCGAGCGCAAGCTGCTGCTGGAGCTGTGCGAGCGGCGCGTGGACGGGCTGCTGGTGGTCCCGGCGGCCGACGCCGACCACGTCTACCTGCGCCCGGAGATCGAGCGCGGCACGCCGATCGTGTTCCTGGACCGGCCGCCGCGCAACCTGCGCGCGGACACGGTGCTGATCGACAACGCGGCCGGCGCCCGCACGGCGATCGAGCACCTGGCCGCCGCCGGGCACACCCGGATCGGGGTGGTCTCGGACTGGCTGAGCATCTCCACCATGGCCGAGCGGCTGGCGGCGGCGGAGAAGGCGCTGGAACAGGCCGGGCTGCCCTATCGGCCGGACCTGATCAAGTACGGCGTGCACACCGTCGCCGACGCCACGGCGGCGGTGAACGCGATGCTCGACGGTCCCGAGCCGCCGACCGCGGTGTTCGCGCTGAACAACCGGCTGGTGCTCGGCGCGCTCGGCGCGCTGGGCGGCCGGTCGGCGAAGGTGGAGCTGGTCGGGTTCGACGACTTCGAGACCGCCGCGTTCGTGCCGTATCCGCTGACCGTGGTCTCCTACGACGTCCGCGAGATCGGACGCATCGGGGCCCAGCTGCTGTTCGACCGGATCGCCGGGGACCGGTCACGGCCCAAGACGATCGTGGTTCCGACCGAGCTGGTAGTGCGCAGCGCCGGCTGA
- a CDS encoding glycoside hydrolase family 36 protein, which translates to MTSLPDPRRLWNDGSAVEVRGTVVTRLTPGAEPVLTAESEGGVVELAGGMPGTTLVRLDIPLGGAVGYWHPAAGWDRHLAADWMTGWRAVGLFDSAPLGCLYDAAGNSLLAYATDRLVATTHVRFGVGERTGRFGIWLAVDLEPGEVCRIRIAGPGQPHADALRDLARWQASETPLPVPDAGRTATYSTWYSYHQDVSASAIEAEAKLAAEAGCGLLILDDGWQRGGTGGGYSGCGDWEPDSEKFPDFAAHVAEIHQTGLKYMAWIAPLLLGQNSAASRTLAELAPHARPEWRCHVLDPRHARVREFVVESCARLIEEYGLDGLKMDFLDSASAYASEMYADTAAEDWIPDVGTAMHTMLAALRDRLRAVRGTDFLIEFRQPYTGPAMLEYANLLRASDCPADAVANRVKSLDLALLAPDAAIHSDMLMWDATGTPEQAARQLLAVLHTIPQLSMRLGDLPAEHRAMTAFWLGFWRERRELLTRGRLRASRPDELYSLVTASDAERVVAVLHSAQHLVPLALRGLREAAVVNATGGDRIVLDLSHQADVRLTVSDACGRTVRMETTRLALGPFSVAVPPSGLCLITLIAEA; encoded by the coding sequence ATGACCTCCCTTCCCGACCCGCGTCGGCTGTGGAACGACGGTAGCGCCGTTGAGGTGCGAGGTACCGTCGTCACACGGTTGACTCCGGGCGCGGAACCGGTCCTCACCGCGGAATCCGAGGGCGGTGTCGTCGAGCTCGCCGGTGGGATGCCGGGGACAACGTTGGTACGCCTGGACATCCCGCTCGGCGGCGCCGTCGGCTACTGGCACCCGGCCGCCGGCTGGGACCGCCACCTGGCCGCGGACTGGATGACCGGCTGGCGCGCGGTCGGCCTGTTCGACTCGGCGCCGCTGGGTTGTCTCTACGACGCCGCTGGAAACTCGCTGCTCGCTTACGCCACCGACCGTCTGGTCGCGACCACGCACGTGAGGTTCGGCGTCGGGGAGCGCACCGGCCGGTTCGGGATCTGGCTGGCCGTGGACCTGGAGCCCGGCGAGGTCTGCCGGATCCGAATAGCCGGTCCCGGACAGCCGCACGCCGACGCGCTGCGCGACCTGGCGCGCTGGCAGGCCTCTGAGACACCGTTGCCTGTGCCGGACGCCGGCCGGACCGCGACCTACTCCACCTGGTACTCCTACCACCAAGACGTGAGCGCGTCGGCGATCGAGGCCGAGGCCAAGCTGGCCGCCGAGGCAGGGTGCGGACTCCTCATCCTCGACGACGGCTGGCAGCGCGGCGGCACCGGCGGCGGCTACTCCGGCTGCGGCGACTGGGAGCCGGACTCCGAGAAGTTCCCCGACTTCGCCGCGCACGTCGCCGAGATCCACCAGACCGGGCTGAAGTACATGGCCTGGATCGCGCCGTTGTTGCTCGGCCAGAACAGCGCGGCAAGCAGAACACTCGCCGAGCTCGCGCCGCACGCCCGGCCCGAATGGCGGTGCCACGTCCTGGATCCGCGCCACGCCCGGGTCCGCGAGTTCGTCGTCGAGAGCTGCGCGCGCTTGATCGAGGAGTACGGACTCGACGGCCTGAAGATGGATTTCCTGGACTCCGCCTCGGCGTACGCGAGTGAGATGTACGCGGACACGGCCGCCGAGGACTGGATCCCGGACGTCGGCACCGCGATGCACACGATGCTCGCCGCCCTGCGCGACCGGCTCCGCGCCGTACGCGGTACCGATTTCCTCATCGAGTTCCGTCAGCCGTACACGGGCCCTGCGATGCTCGAGTACGCCAACCTGCTGCGCGCCAGCGACTGCCCGGCCGACGCGGTCGCCAACCGCGTGAAGTCCCTGGACCTGGCGCTGCTCGCGCCGGACGCCGCGATCCACTCCGACATGCTGATGTGGGACGCGACCGGCACCCCGGAGCAGGCCGCCCGGCAGCTGCTGGCGGTCCTGCACACCATCCCGCAGCTCTCGATGCGGCTCGGCGACCTGCCCGCCGAGCACCGCGCCATGACCGCCTTCTGGCTCGGCTTCTGGCGCGAGCGCCGCGAGCTGCTGACCCGCGGCCGACTGCGCGCCAGCCGTCCCGACGAGCTCTACTCCCTGGTGACCGCGTCCGACGCCGAGCGCGTCGTGGCGGTCCTGCACAGCGCACAGCACCTGGTCCCGCTCGCCCTGCGCGGGCTCCGCGAGGCCGCTGTGGTCAACGCCACCGGCGGCGACCGGATCGTCCTCGACCTCTCGCACCAAGCCGACGTGCGCCTGACCGTGTCAGACGCCTGCGGTCGCACCGTCCGCATGGAGACCACACGCCTCGCCCTCGGGCCGTTCTCCGTCGCGGTTCCCCCTTCCGGCCTGTGCCTGATCACGCTGATCGCAGAGGCCTGA
- a CDS encoding enolase C-terminal domain-like protein, with the protein MTGVRTILTAPTGTTLVIVRIDTNQPGLYGLGCATFTQRAKAVATAVDEYLAPQLIGRDPADITDIVSTLHVSGYWRSGPVLNNALSGVDMALWDIKGKVAGLPVWQLLGGRCRTAVPLYTHAAGVDAKAVAEEVQEWIEAGYTHVRCQVAVPGGGTYGAPKAAGGTGSEGYRRPLVADAWDPRAYLRTVRGLFEHLRSEVGSEVELIHDVHERVHPTEAVRLAKDLEPYDLFYLEDPVAPEDLDWLRAIRNQSATPIAIGELFVNPAEYRPVITERLCDFIRVHISAIGGLTPAWRLANLAESFGVRTAWHGPGDVSPIGHAANLALDLASPNFGIQEQHLFADQHREVFPGCPEIRDGHLWPSDAPGLGVDLDEALAAEYPPAAKAEPGHAWRPPRRGDGALQRP; encoded by the coding sequence ATCACCGGCGTCCGGACCATCCTCACCGCGCCGACCGGAACCACGCTGGTCATCGTCCGGATCGACACGAACCAGCCGGGCCTGTACGGGCTCGGATGCGCGACCTTCACCCAGCGCGCCAAGGCGGTCGCGACCGCGGTCGACGAGTACCTGGCGCCGCAGCTGATCGGCCGCGATCCGGCCGACATCACGGACATCGTCAGCACCCTGCATGTCAGCGGCTATTGGCGCTCCGGCCCCGTGCTGAACAACGCCCTGTCGGGCGTCGACATGGCGCTGTGGGACATCAAGGGCAAGGTCGCCGGGCTCCCGGTGTGGCAGCTGCTCGGAGGGCGCTGCCGCACCGCGGTCCCGCTCTACACCCACGCCGCCGGGGTGGACGCCAAGGCGGTCGCCGAGGAGGTCCAGGAATGGATCGAAGCCGGCTACACACACGTGCGCTGTCAGGTCGCCGTCCCTGGCGGCGGCACCTACGGCGCACCGAAGGCGGCGGGCGGGACCGGGAGTGAGGGCTACCGGCGCCCGCTCGTCGCCGACGCGTGGGATCCCCGCGCGTATCTGCGGACGGTGCGCGGCCTGTTCGAGCACCTGCGCAGCGAGGTGGGCTCGGAAGTGGAGCTGATCCACGACGTGCACGAGCGCGTGCACCCCACCGAGGCCGTGCGGCTGGCCAAGGATCTGGAGCCGTACGACCTGTTCTACCTGGAGGACCCGGTCGCCCCGGAGGACCTCGACTGGCTCCGCGCCATCCGGAACCAGAGCGCGACGCCGATCGCGATCGGTGAGCTGTTCGTCAACCCCGCCGAGTACCGACCGGTGATCACCGAGCGCCTGTGCGACTTCATCAGGGTCCACATATCGGCGATCGGCGGCCTGACCCCGGCCTGGCGGCTGGCGAACCTCGCCGAGAGCTTCGGCGTGCGCACCGCGTGGCACGGCCCCGGCGACGTCTCGCCGATCGGCCACGCCGCCAACCTCGCCCTGGACCTGGCCAGCCCGAACTTCGGGATCCAGGAGCAGCACCTGTTCGCCGACCAGCACCGGGAAGTGTTCCCGGGCTGCCCGGAGATCCGGGACGGCCACCTGTGGCCGTCGGACGCGCCGGGGCTCGGCGTCGACCTCGACGAAGCCCTGGCCGCCGAGTACCCGCCGGCCGCGAAGGCCGAGCCCGGTCACGCCTGGCGCCCTCCGCGCCGGGGCGACGGTGCGCTGCAACGCCCGTAG